One stretch of Armigeres subalbatus isolate Guangzhou_Male chromosome 2, GZ_Asu_2, whole genome shotgun sequence DNA includes these proteins:
- the LOC134211208 gene encoding C-type lectin 37Db-like has protein sequence MSLLSAFLLFCVINTAQYAGAELLGNQTVRDILAKNKCLCRCDAIDDGSKNYLIPFDDGTWFEAISYCHEQGMSLAQIRDRRDHQDLEEWLRDNGDGPSESYWIGGNDLAKPGIFYWGLTGKEIRYKQWASGEPNMAVMRGEKEHCVELRADTMKWNDSVCSKRLKFVCERFN, from the exons ATGTCATTGCTATCAGCATTTTTACTGTTTTGCGTGATCAACACTGCCCAATATGCCGGTGCTGAACTTCTAGGCAATCAAACAGTTCGAG ATATCCTTGCGAAAAACAAATGCTTGTGTCGATGCGACGCAATCGACGATGGTTCGAAAAATTATTTGATTCCTTTTGAT GACGGAACGTGGTTCGAAGCCATTTCATACTGCCACGAGCAGGGAATGTCGCTGGCACAAATTCGTGATCGGCGTGACCACCAGGATCTGGAAGAATGGCTTCGAGACAATGGTGATGGACCATCAGAGAGCTACTGGATCGGCGGCAATGATTTGGCGAAGCCAGGAATTTTCTACTGGGGTTTAACTGGAAAAGAGATACGATACAAACAATGGGCATCCGGAGAGCCGAACATGGCAGTGATGCGTGGTGAAAAAGAGCATTGTGTGGAACTCCGAGCGGATACAATGAAATGGAATGATTCAGTATGTTCTAAGAGATTGAAATTCGTGTGCGAACGGTTCAATTGA
- the LOC134211204 gene encoding clotting factor G beta subunit-like — MSASLAFSVALIALLYLNDATVWCSKCGIRQDKTRSLITSAYDVQPGDYPWHTAIYQEVPIRLYICGGTLVGQSVVITSAHCVTVPGLRTARAIDELVVKVGKHLLDVEGDHEHERGLSSIIIHNEFSSDKHDNDIALLITKEPVQYGKFVQPACLPVFSLTSDNIVGTIVGWGFTEKKNISNALKAANAPIVSRAACIASNQAVFATTLTNMMFCAGYRNGTNACNGDSGGGLFRNVRGSWYLLGIISFTAARQENENLCSATDYTAYIDVVKYKRWIKENSVSSFGSPCLDSRPQTNFKKQYFVHNNKEVTFLEAWRQCQSVGHRLATITSEEDSRLLEQAIAKSTNTKGPWYIGGTDLGNEGHFIWISTNKPIGYISGYFNYSPGQPDNAGGNEHCLEIGRWGGVVWNDVPCEWRQRYICEYVSQY, encoded by the exons ATGAGCGCTTCATTGGCTTTTAGCGTCGCTCTTATCGCACTTCTGTACCTCAACGATGCCACTGTTTGGTGCTCCAAGTGTGGCATAAGGCAAGACAAAACTCGTTCGCTCATTACCAGTGCGTACGACGTCCAGCCCGGGGATTACCCGTGGCACACGGCCATCTACCAGGAGGTTCCCATTCGGCTGTACATCTGTGGTGGTACTCTTGTTGGCCAAAGTGTCGTCATTACGTCGGCACATTGCGTCACGGTTCCCGGACTTCGTACAGCACGGGCCATCGACGAGCTGGTGGTGAAAGTTGGAAAACATTTGCTTGACGTTGAAGGAGACCACGAGCATGAAAGAGGCCTTAGTTCAATAATCATCCATAATGAATTTAGCTCTGACAAACATGACAATGATATTGCGTTATTGATTACTAAAGAACCTGTCCAGTATGGAAAATTCGTACAACCTGCGTGCCTTCCTGTATTCTCACTTACAAGTGACAATATTGTAGGGACGATTGTGGGTTGGGGCTTCACCGAGAAAAAGAACATATCGAACGCTTTGAAGGCAGCAAATGCCCCAATTGTGTCCAGAGCAGCATGCATCGCCAGCAACCAGGCAGTGTTTGCAACTACTTTGACTAATATGATGTTTTGTGCCGGTTACCGAAATGGAACGAATGCTTGCAATGGCGATAGCGGCGGAGGATTGTTCCGAAATGTGAGAGGCAGTTGGTATCTCTTGGGTATAATATCGTTTACGGCAGCCAGACAGGAGAATGAGAACCTTTGTAGTGCAACAGACTATACGGCGTACATTGATGTTGTCAAATACAAGCGATggatcaaagaaaattcag TTTCTTCGTTCGGATCTCCATGCTTGGATAGTCGTCCGCAAACAAATTTTAAGAAGCAGTACTTTGTGCACAACAACAAAGAAGTGACATTCCTGGAAGCCTGGAGGCAATGCCAAAGCGTTGGCCATCGGTTAGCTACGATCACCTCCGAAGAAGACAGTCGGCTTTTAGAGCAGGCGATCGCCAAATCCACTAACACTAAAGGTCCTTGGTACATCGGTGGCACTGACCTGGGAAACGAAGGTCACTTCATTTGGATATCCACCAATAAACCCATCGGATACATTAGCGGCTACTTCAACTACTCGCCGGGACAGCCCGATAATGCTGGAGGAAATGAGCACTGTCTCGAAATTGGACGATGGGGCGGTGTCGTTTGGAACGACGTGCCATGCGAATGGAGACAACGCTATATTTGTGAGTATGTGAGTCAATATTAG